One Vespula pensylvanica isolate Volc-1 chromosome 1, ASM1446617v1, whole genome shotgun sequence genomic region harbors:
- the LOC122633291 gene encoding uncharacterized protein LOC122633291, with protein MESTWQLMTTVIFFLVQSNILHAHREHKVHNIVLYPDKHSWCKTTPIKQVVAWPQCSSQELDNNVCVGACFSYMVPHSEPSAPGDLIRPYCDSCQPLDSVWHTVTLDCKDEANNPMTMQKKVQIITNCSCSSCMETSRIKPDYNTLLQSLTVENLDKNVNVVHETPDLLLNPNLNSSKNTTRDGVEANERFLQLFKQGFKDSEKLDETGAKELFSKFGEEVDMEKLRDLLKKYSQEDERHQQHQQTNKQQQQQQQQHHGTTTMLHRGPHHSMVLDSGVKEKIDVEPHYLHPAVAGQEISYHDNVVVDKGKKKDF; from the exons ATGGAATCTACGTGGCAATTAATGACAACAGTCATTTTCTTCTTGGTTCAATCGAATATATTACACGCTCATCGGGAGCACAAG GTCCACAACATAGTACTCTATCCAGACAAGCACAGTTGGTGCAAAACGACGCCTATCAAGCAGGTAGTCGCGTGGCCTCAATGTTCATCCCAAGAGCTCGACAACAACGTGTGCGTTGGAGCTTGTTTCTCTTACATGGTACCCCACAGCGAGCCGTCCGCTCCTGGTGATTTGATAAGACCCTATTGCGACTCGTGTCAGCCTCTCGACAGTGTTTGGCATACG GTTACCTTGGATTGTAAGGATGAGGCAAATAATCCTATGACTATGCAGAAAAAGGTTCAAATCATAACAAACTGTTCCTGCAGTTCGTGCATGGAGACATCTAGGATCAAACCTGATTACAATACTTTGCTTCAATCATTGACGGTCGAAAATTTGGATAAGAACGTGAACGTTGTTCACGAGACCCCAGATCTTTTGTTGAATCCTAACCTGAATTCATCCAAGAATACGACCAGAGACGGTGTGGAAGCTAACGAAAGATTTCTGCAATTGTTCAAGCAAGGATTCAAGGATTCGGAGAAATTAGACGAGACCGGTGCGAAGGAACTTTTCTCGAAATTCGGAGAGGAGGTCGATATGGAGAAGTTGAGGGATTTACTAAAGAAATACAGTCAAGAGGACGAGAGGCATCAACAGCATCAACAAACTAAcaaacagcaacaacaacaacagcaacaacatcaCGGTACAACGACGATGCTACATCGAGGTCCTCATCATTCGATGGTTTTGGATTCTGGTgttaaagaaaagatcgacgtTGAGCCACATTATCTACATCCAGCAGTCGCTGGTCAAGAGATCAGTTATCACGACAACGTTGTCGTCGACAAGGgcaagaagaaagatttttga